GAAATAGCTTAAGCATTATTTCACTTTCCGCCATATTTTCTGGCGGTTCGGCAGTTGTTTGTATTTAGGCGCTATCACCGAATATTTCAGGCTTTCTTTTGCACCCAATGCCAGGAACCCGAGCGGCTCCAGGCTGTCTTCGAATAATTGCAGCACACGGTTCTGCAGTTCCTTATCGAAATAGATCAGCACATTCCTGCAGAGGATCAGCTGAAATTCGTTGAATGACCGGTCAGACACCAGGTTATGCGTGGATATGACCATCCGGCCGGACAGCTGTTCATCGAATTTTGCCCAATCGTATTTTGCCGTGTAGTACCGCGAAAAATCATGGAGACCGCCGGATTGGATATAGTTTTCCGAATACTGTTTCATATACCGCAGGGGGAAGATGCCTTTGCGGAGCTTTTCCAGTACGGCCGGGTTAATATCCGTGGCATAGAGGAGGGAGCGTTCCAGCAGCCCGGCTTCCTTCAGAAGGATGGCCATGGAATAAACCTCTTCGCCGGAGGAGCATCCCGCATGCCAGATGCGGATGAAAGGATAGGTAGCCAGCACCGGCAGCACCTCCTCGCGCAGGCAGCGGTAGAAATGCGGATCACGGAACATTTCGGTCACATTCACCGTGATCTCCTCCACGAAATAACGGAAGTAATTGGGGTCTTCCCGGACGCGCAGCCTGAAGTCCAGGAAACCGGCAAACCTGTTCAGCGAAAACAGCCGGTTGATACGCCGCTTCAGTGACGGACGGGCATAATCATTAAAGTTGTATCCGTAGATATCATGCACATCCTGCAGCAGCAGGGCTATCTCTTCGTCTTTAAGCTCGTATTCCACCTTTGATATTTGGATCATTTGCCTGTATCGTACAGCCATACCCGCAGCAGGGACAATAACTGGTCGATATCCACCGGTTTGCTGATATAATCGGAAGCACCCGCGGCAATGCATTTCTCCCGGTCCCCGTTCATCGCCTTGGCTGTAACGGCAATGACCGGCAATCTGGCAAACCTCTTATCCGATTTGATCATGCGGGTGGATTCATAGCCATCCATTTCCGGCATCATCATATCCATCAGCACAATATCCGTTTCCGGATGTTCCCGGAGGCGGTCCAGCGCTTCCCGGCCGTCCACCGCGGAGATCACGCGCACCCCGCAGGCCTCCAGCGCCTTGGATAGGGAGAAGATGTTCCGCACATCATCATCCGCCAGCAGCACCGTTTTCCCTTTCAGCACATCCTCCCGCGCGGCCTTGGGTTTCACGGTTTCCTTCTTTTCTTCCACCAGGTGCAGGAAGAGGGACACCTCATCGAGTATGCGCTGGTAGGAGTTGGCCACTTTGATCACGATGGAATCCGCATATTGCCTGATGCGCAATTCCTCCGCCTTGCTGAGCTGCTTGCCTGTAAAGATGATGATGGGCACATTTTCCAGGCCGGGTGACTGTTTCACTTCATCGAGGGTATCGTAGGACCTTTCGCCGGAAACGCCCATATCCAGGATCACACAATTTACTTCCTTTTTCCGCAAGGCCTCAACGCTTTCCCCGATGTTGCCCCTGATCTCCGTGTTCACCCGGTAATTGCCAAGGTAATAGGCCAGCGCTTTGGCGTGTTTCATATCTTCTTCCACGATCAGCACCTTGCGGGGATTGTTATTGAGCATGAACTCTATCTTGCTGAAGATGTCTTCCATCTTGTCGTATGCCGCGGGTTTGTCGATAAAGTCCACCGCGCCTTTGGAAAGGCTTTTGAATTTCGCCTGGAAAGAGGACATGACGTGCACGGGGATATGCCGGGTGAGCGGATCGTTCTTCAGCTCTTCCATCACTTCCCATCCATCCTTGACCGGCAGCTGGATATCCAGCAGGATGCCCTGTGGGCGATATTGCTGTGCCAGGCCCGCAGCATCATCGCCGCGTACGGTCACCACGCCTTTGTATCCTTTCTGCCGGGTGAATTCCAGCAAGGAGCGCGCAAAACCTGTATCATCTTCCACAATGAGTATCACGCGGTCTTTCCCGGTGATGGAATGGCGGTCGTCTGCAATGCTTTCGGGGATCACCGGTGTAACGAAGCGCTCCGGCACGACTTCCTGCAACAACACTTTCGGCCCTTCATCTTTCGGCAGGGCAAAACCGGCTGCGGAGCGGGTAGCCGGTATGATCACGGTAAATTCGCTGCCTTTGTCCGGCTGGCTTTTCAGGCGTATCTCCCCGCCCAGCAGCTTTGTCAGCTCCCGGCTGATGGACAGTCCAAGGCCCGTACCACCGTACTTGCGGCGGGTAGAGCCATCAGCCTGCTGAAATGCTTCAAAAATGTTCTGCTGTTTGTCTTCCGGAATACCGATCCCGGTATCGCTAACGGTGAACATCACGGTATTGCGGTTCTCTTCCGGCATGGACACCCGCAGCTCCACATATCCCTCTGCCGTAAATTTCAGCGCATTCGAGATCAGGTTGCGGATGATCTGATCCAGCCGCAGCCGGTCCGTTTCAATAATGCCGTAAACGTTCTCATCCGTTTCCACCCGGAAGCCGATCCCTTTTTCCCTGGCCACCGGCTCAAAGAGCGCTCTCATATCCCGAACGATCTCGTCTATGCGCACGTCGCTGTACATGAGGTCCATTTTACCGGCTTCTATCTTGGAGAGGTCGAGTATCTCGTCTATCAGCGACAGCAGCCCCTTCCCCGAGTTCTGTATCACGCTGGCATACTCTACCTGGTCCGGCGTAAGGTTCTGCCCGCTGTTCTCTCCCATGAGGCGGGAGAGCAGCAGAATGGAATTGAGCGGCGTACGCAGTTCGTGGGACATATTGGCCAGGAATTCTGATTTATAGCGCGTGCTTTGCTCCAGTTCCTCTGCCTTGCGTTGTATTTCCAGGTTCCTGTCAATCACCAGGCGGTTGCGTTCTTCCAGCAACCTTGTTTTTTCCTCCAGTTCCTCGTTGGCTCCCAGCAGCTCTTCCTGCTGTACTTTCAGCTCTTCTTCGGATGCCTGCAGTTTCTCCGTCTGGGCTTCCAGCTCACTGTTGATATTTTCCAGCTCGTTATGCTGCGCCTGCAATTCTTCTGATTGCGACTGTGTTTCTTCCAGGAGCTCCTGGAGGCGCTTGCGGTTCTTCACGCTATGCAGTACGGTGCCTATATTCGGACAGATCGCTTTCAGGAAGGCGATATCGTTCTCTGAAAAAGGCTTCAGCGATACCAGTTCGATCACGCCTTCTGTTCTGCGCTCATAGTCAAGCGGAATGGCAATGATGTTGCGGGGTTTGAGGACACCGGTAGCATGACTGAACAGCATCAGGTCTTCCGGTACATCCTCCAGGTGAATGATCTTGCAGCTATCCGCGCATTGCCCCACCAATCCGTCCCCGAAGGGGATCACGGGTTTTGCGTACTGTTCATCGATCGCATAACCCTGCAGGAAACGCAGGGAAGAGCTGTTTTCTGTCGCATAGAATACGCCTGCGTGAGCATGGGTATAAGTGATCACAAAATCCAGGATGCTGCGGGAGAGTATGGGCAGGTCGTATTCCCCCAGCATTTTGTCATGCAGCGTGGTCACACCCGTCTGCAGCCATTCCCTGGCTTCCAGCAAACCAAAGGAATATTGCAGGGACGCGGCCATTTTGTTCAGCGACACGGAAAGATAGCCGAGGCCATCCTCCCCTTCCTCCTGCGCCCGGGTGGAATAATCCCCGCCGGAGATCCGGTCTGCAATGTCGCGGATAATATTGATGCGCCGGTTGATATCCTGGTCTTTCTGCTCCAGCTCGCGCCGCAATTGCTGTTGTCTTTTAAAATCACTGTTTACCCTGATGAAGGAAGTAATGGTGATAAGCAACGCCAGTATAGTGGCTATAACCAGAAAAGCAGGCGTGGCATTGGCAAACTTGTCGAGCTCGCTGGTCCGCTCTTTAAGCAATTTGGTTTCCCGGGCTTTCATCAGCTTTACAAGCTGGTCCAGCTGCTCCATATACCCCCTGCCTTTTTCAATATCCGCCACCGTGAGCAGGCCTTTGCTCTTCTTCCTTTCGATATTGGATTCCAGTACATCGATGCGCATCATGGCTGCCTCCATCAGCTGATCTGCACCGGAAGCCTGAAGCGGATTGTCTTTCACCAGCTCTTTTACCCTTCCGATATTTGCACGGGTACTGTCTACTGCCGTATTATAAGGAATGATGTATCCTTCATTCCCGGTGATGATATATCCGCGCTGTCCTGTTTCGGCGCTCTTCACACCAAGGATCACTGCATCGAGTTCATGCAGAACGTCATTGGTATGATCCACCAATTCCGCACTGTTCACAAGGTTGCGGATGCTGATATAGGATGCCACGGCACTGAATATCAGCAGCAACAGTGAAAACCCGAACCCGATAACAAGATTTCGCTGAAAAGTTGACTTCATTCGCTGTTATGATTGATTGACTGGTAAAATCATGATAAATGTGCTGCCTTTGCCCGGTTCGCTCCTGGCGGTGATCAACCCGTTGTGGGTATCGATGATCTTTTTTACGATCGCGAGGCCGATACCCGTGCCTTCATATTCATTACGGCCGTGCAGACGCTGGAAGATCACGAAGATCTTGCTGAGGTACATCTCATCGAAACCGATACCGTTATCCGATACCGTGATGCGGCAATAAGGGCCTTCAGGCGAAGCTGCGCTGTTTGCCGCAAGCTCCTCAACGCGTTCTCCCTGTATATGAATGACCGGCTGCACTCCTGCTTCCGAGAATTTGATGGCATTACTGATGATATTCTGGAAAACCTGCCTGATCTGCGAGGGGATCACTTCCAGCCTGGGCAGCTCCGTCACATGCAGGACAGCCTGCTTTTCCGCGATCAGCAGTTCCATATCGTCCATGATCTCCCGGATAATGGCATTGATGTCCGTCCATTCAAAAACGGAGGAGATGGACAGCTTGGAAAAGTCCAGCACATCTGTGATGAGCCTGTTCATGCGCTCGGCCGAATGTACAACCCGGTTGAGGTAATGCAATGCTTCCGGCTGTTCTTCGCCGATCTTTCCGCTGATGAGGTTGCTGAATACCTGTATTTTCCGCAGCGGCTCCTTCAGATCGTGAGAAGCTACATAGGCAAACTGCTGCAGTTCATGGTTACTGATCTCCAGCTCCCTGTTGGCCTGCTGCAGGGCCTGGGTCCTTTCATGAACACGGTTCTCCAGCAGCTGGTTGATCATTTTCTGCTCATGGATATCCGTAAAGATGCCCACCCATTTGGCGATACGGTCGTCTTTCCGCACGGGTGTTATGCTCAGCAGGTGATAACGGTACTCATTTTTGCCGATATGCCTGATACTGACCTCGAACACGGCCTGTACGCCGGAAGCCAGCGCCTGCCGGATACATTCAGCAATGTCCGGTTCACCTTCCTGCGATTGCGGCAGCACTTCCTTATCCGTGGAATACTGGTACCAGTACTGGTTAACGA
This genomic stretch from Chitinophaga sp. XS-30 harbors:
- a CDS encoding response regulator — its product is MKSTFQRNLVIGFGFSLLLLIFSAVASYISIRNLVNSAELVDHTNDVLHELDAVILGVKSAETGQRGYIITGNEGYIIPYNTAVDSTRANIGRVKELVKDNPLQASGADQLMEAAMMRIDVLESNIERKKSKGLLTVADIEKGRGYMEQLDQLVKLMKARETKLLKERTSELDKFANATPAFLVIATILALLITITSFIRVNSDFKRQQQLRRELEQKDQDINRRINIIRDIADRISGGDYSTRAQEEGEDGLGYLSVSLNKMAASLQYSFGLLEAREWLQTGVTTLHDKMLGEYDLPILSRSILDFVITYTHAHAGVFYATENSSSLRFLQGYAIDEQYAKPVIPFGDGLVGQCADSCKIIHLEDVPEDLMLFSHATGVLKPRNIIAIPLDYERRTEGVIELVSLKPFSENDIAFLKAICPNIGTVLHSVKNRKRLQELLEETQSQSEELQAQHNELENINSELEAQTEKLQASEEELKVQQEELLGANEELEEKTRLLEERNRLVIDRNLEIQRKAEELEQSTRYKSEFLANMSHELRTPLNSILLLSRLMGENSGQNLTPDQVEYASVIQNSGKGLLSLIDEILDLSKIEAGKMDLMYSDVRIDEIVRDMRALFEPVAREKGIGFRVETDENVYGIIETDRLRLDQIIRNLISNALKFTAEGYVELRVSMPEENRNTVMFTVSDTGIGIPEDKQQNIFEAFQQADGSTRRKYGGTGLGLSISRELTKLLGGEIRLKSQPDKGSEFTVIIPATRSAAGFALPKDEGPKVLLQEVVPERFVTPVIPESIADDRHSITGKDRVILIVEDDTGFARSLLEFTRQKGYKGVVTVRGDDAAGLAQQYRPQGILLDIQLPVKDGWEVMEELKNDPLTRHIPVHVMSSFQAKFKSLSKGAVDFIDKPAAYDKMEDIFSKIEFMLNNNPRKVLIVEEDMKHAKALAYYLGNYRVNTEIRGNIGESVEALRKKEVNCVILDMGVSGERSYDTLDEVKQSPGLENVPIIIFTGKQLSKAEELRIRQYADSIVIKVANSYQRILDEVSLFLHLVEEKKETVKPKAAREDVLKGKTVLLADDDVRNIFSLSKALEACGVRVISAVDGREALDRLREHPETDIVLMDMMMPEMDGYESTRMIKSDKRFARLPVIAVTAKAMNGDREKCIAAGASDYISKPVDIDQLLSLLRVWLYDTGK
- a CDS encoding protein-glutamate O-methyltransferase CheR, which produces MIQISKVEYELKDEEIALLLQDVHDIYGYNFNDYARPSLKRRINRLFSLNRFAGFLDFRLRVREDPNYFRYFVEEITVNVTEMFRDPHFYRCLREEVLPVLATYPFIRIWHAGCSSGEEVYSMAILLKEAGLLERSLLYATDINPAVLEKLRKGIFPLRYMKQYSENYIQSGGLHDFSRYYTAKYDWAKFDEQLSGRMVISTHNLVSDRSFNEFQLILCRNVLIYFDKELQNRVLQLFEDSLEPLGFLALGAKESLKYSVIAPKYKQLPNRQKIWRKVK
- a CDS encoding response regulator; this encodes MILIVDDRPDNIYSLQKLLEINQFKVDTATSGEEALRKILKNTYFVIILDVQMPGMDGFEVAEAITGYSKSRDIPIIFLSAVNVEKRFITKGYTSGAIDYITKPFDPDILLLKVGTFYRLHQQTRALNETQESLREEITVRKNAQAALWQSLEELRSILESIQQIAFTLNGAGEIEFVNQYWYQYSTDKEVLPQSQEGEPDIAECIRQALASGVQAVFEVSIRHIGKNEYRYHLLSITPVRKDDRIAKWVGIFTDIHEQKMINQLLENRVHERTQALQQANRELEISNHELQQFAYVASHDLKEPLRKIQVFSNLISGKIGEEQPEALHYLNRVVHSAERMNRLITDVLDFSKLSISSVFEWTDINAIIREIMDDMELLIAEKQAVLHVTELPRLEVIPSQIRQVFQNIISNAIKFSEAGVQPVIHIQGERVEELAANSAASPEGPYCRITVSDNGIGFDEMYLSKIFVIFQRLHGRNEYEGTGIGLAIVKKIIDTHNGLITARSEPGKGSTFIMILPVNQS